In Pedobacter heparinus DSM 2366, the following are encoded in one genomic region:
- a CDS encoding histidine kinase: protein MLELRSLQMMMNPHFVFNVMNSIQHYINTKDSNSANKILTGFAKLIRMNLEICTKSFISLYEELEYLELYLSLEKKRLGEKFKYHIYLQNTIDKEETLIPSMILQPYIENAIWHGLMPKEDGGKLDIRIAFKGEDHLVIEIIDDGIGIDNSMKSKKGHHISKGMSLTRERINLLNQVEPNPIRIDVKQNGISGTFVSILIPLKR from the coding sequence ATGCTCGAACTACGCTCATTACAGATGATGATGAACCCTCATTTTGTTTTTAATGTAATGAATTCCATTCAGCATTACATCAACACAAAGGATAGCAATTCAGCAAATAAGATACTCACCGGCTTTGCAAAGCTAATCAGGATGAACCTGGAGATCTGTACAAAAAGCTTCATCAGTCTGTACGAGGAGCTCGAATACCTTGAGCTCTATCTTAGTCTGGAGAAAAAAAGACTCGGTGAAAAGTTTAAGTACCACATATACCTGCAAAACACAATTGATAAAGAAGAGACATTAATTCCTTCTATGATCCTTCAACCCTATATAGAAAATGCGATATGGCATGGCTTAATGCCCAAAGAAGATGGTGGCAAACTGGACATACGAATAGCTTTTAAAGGAGAAGATCACCTGGTGATTGAAATCATCGACGATGGCATTGGTATCGACAATTCTATGAAAAGTAAAAAAGGTCATCACATCAGCAAAGGCATGAGCCTTACGCGGGAACGCATTAACCTTTTAAATCAAGTTGAGCCAAATCCAATACGGATTGATGTTAAGCAAAACGGTATTTCGGGCACTTTTGTATCTATTCTCATCCCATTAAAAAGATAA
- a CDS encoding M28 family metallopeptidase — protein sequence MKIRILVYCVIFFCFLQAQAQEEYARYVVRELTSKPYHGRGYVFDGDRKAANFIRKEFKKYQIQPLGDDYFQYYNLSANTFPTEPKVSINGKEYHPAINYLVDAASPAIEGTFDIEVLELKSSDKQAVEAILNNSNYENKFLYIDEDLALKHMKAPQLKEVTDQLKKAGFHKGLILNSQQKLKWRSLTYQNEKASINTRSLWLDPKVKNVAHVKIAPKLIPQYRTQNVCGFIKGTSSSDSTIVVTAHYDHIGAMGKKVYFPGANDNASGTAMLMYLAKYYATNAPKYNVVFLAFSGEEIGLLGSKHYVSNPLLDLSKIKFLLNLDMAGTGDEGVQVVNGTEFKREFDTLVKMNKDNELLPQVLVRGPMNRSDHYPFFEKSVPCFFFYTLGGIDAYHDVYDRYETLPFTRFNSYARLLIRYMDHF from the coding sequence ATGAAAATTAGAATTCTAGTTTATTGCGTTATATTTTTTTGCTTTTTACAAGCACAAGCACAAGAGGAGTACGCCCGTTATGTTGTCAGGGAATTAACGTCTAAGCCATATCATGGAAGGGGATATGTTTTTGATGGTGATCGTAAAGCTGCCAATTTTATAAGAAAAGAATTTAAGAAATATCAAATTCAACCGCTCGGGGATGATTATTTTCAATATTACAATTTATCGGCGAATACATTTCCTACCGAACCAAAAGTAAGCATCAATGGTAAGGAATATCATCCGGCAATAAATTATTTAGTAGATGCAGCATCCCCGGCGATAGAGGGAACATTCGATATAGAAGTCTTGGAATTGAAGTCATCGGATAAACAAGCTGTTGAAGCCATACTTAACAATTCGAATTATGAAAATAAATTTTTATATATCGATGAAGATTTGGCTTTGAAGCATATGAAAGCCCCGCAGCTAAAAGAGGTTACAGATCAATTGAAAAAAGCAGGATTTCATAAAGGACTTATTTTAAATTCGCAGCAAAAATTGAAATGGAGATCATTAACTTATCAAAATGAAAAGGCAAGTATCAATACGCGGTCTTTATGGTTGGATCCAAAAGTTAAAAATGTTGCTCATGTTAAAATTGCCCCTAAATTAATTCCGCAATACCGGACCCAAAATGTATGCGGCTTTATCAAAGGGACAAGTTCTTCTGATTCTACGATTGTTGTTACTGCTCATTATGATCATATTGGTGCGATGGGTAAAAAAGTATATTTTCCAGGAGCAAATGACAATGCTAGTGGGACAGCTATGTTGATGTATTTAGCAAAGTATTATGCTACAAATGCGCCTAAATATAATGTTGTATTCTTAGCTTTTTCAGGAGAAGAAATTGGTTTATTGGGTTCTAAGCATTATGTGAGTAACCCTCTACTGGATTTAAGTAAGATCAAATTTCTGTTGAATTTAGATATGGCTGGAACTGGTGATGAAGGAGTTCAGGTGGTCAATGGAACAGAATTTAAACGGGAGTTTGATACATTGGTTAAGATGAATAAAGATAATGAGCTATTGCCTCAGGTATTGGTGAGGGGACCTATGAATCGTTCTGATCATTATCCGTTTTTTGAAAAATCAGTCCCTTGTTTCTTTTTTTATACACTTGGGGGCATTGATGCTTATCATGATGTTTACGACCGGTATGAAACACTGCCTTTTACAAGGTTTAATAGCTATGCCAGGTTGCTGATCCGATATATGGATCATTTTTAA
- a CDS encoding glycoside hydrolase family 28 protein, whose protein sequence is MKNIRHILTVIILLFSIPAFSENIYNASLFGIKSNGSTMNTNSIQKAVNYISEKGGGTLRFYVGRYLTGTIQLKSNVTILLEEGAIIVGSTNIYDYNIDVPNPALIYAKGVNNIGIKGKGVIEGQGRVVAYDLLDQIHKGLIVDDIKNDRPTNRRPKAIYFRECNQVNIDGINIWNAADWVQVYDQCQQVLINNITVKSNEFWNNDGIDIVDCKDFKLLNSFIDAADDAICLKSHDRTKRCENIEIRNCVARSSANGIKFGTVSAGGYKNVKIINNKVYNTFRSAITIACPDGGVAEDILIDSLYAYNTGNPIYLRMGSRWNNQRIGGMKNVTIQNLYAQITADKPDSGYIYEGPIEDNPRNISPSSIVGLKNMIIENIKLKNVEIVYPGGGNPNYAFRGTTKEDLAGIPEMKDAYPEFSQFKELPAWGFFIKYAKNISFENVKLIALNADYRPSVVLDHVNGYTFDKLDIKEKGKRSKKQIIVNDSSK, encoded by the coding sequence ATGAAAAATATACGTCATATATTAACCGTTATAATCCTGTTATTTTCAATTCCTGCTTTTTCTGAAAATATCTATAACGCATCGTTGTTTGGAATAAAATCCAATGGCTCTACGATGAATACAAACTCTATTCAAAAAGCAGTAAACTATATTAGTGAAAAAGGGGGCGGAACACTGCGGTTCTATGTTGGCAGATACCTGACCGGTACCATTCAGCTCAAATCGAATGTAACTATCCTTTTAGAAGAAGGAGCGATTATCGTGGGTTCCACAAATATTTACGACTACAATATTGATGTACCCAACCCGGCTTTAATATATGCTAAAGGGGTAAATAACATTGGTATTAAAGGTAAGGGTGTTATTGAAGGACAGGGGCGGGTGGTAGCTTATGACCTGCTTGACCAAATTCATAAAGGACTTATTGTAGATGACATTAAAAATGACCGTCCGACCAATCGTCGTCCTAAAGCCATTTATTTTAGAGAATGTAATCAGGTAAATATTGATGGGATTAACATTTGGAATGCAGCCGACTGGGTGCAGGTATATGATCAATGTCAACAAGTATTAATTAATAACATTACCGTTAAAAGCAACGAATTCTGGAACAATGACGGTATTGATATTGTGGATTGTAAGGACTTTAAATTGTTAAATTCTTTTATCGATGCAGCGGACGATGCCATCTGTTTAAAATCACATGATAGAACAAAGCGATGTGAAAATATAGAGATCCGTAATTGTGTTGCCCGCTCAAGTGCCAATGGGATCAAATTCGGAACGGTATCAGCGGGTGGTTACAAAAATGTGAAAATTATCAATAATAAGGTTTACAATACGTTTAGATCAGCAATTACAATTGCTTGTCCTGATGGAGGAGTTGCCGAAGATATTTTAATAGATAGCTTGTATGCTTATAATACTGGAAATCCTATTTACTTGCGTATGGGCTCCAGGTGGAATAACCAGCGGATAGGAGGAATGAAAAATGTAACCATTCAAAATTTGTATGCTCAAATTACGGCAGATAAACCTGATAGTGGTTATATTTATGAGGGCCCCATTGAAGATAACCCCAGAAATATCTCTCCTTCGAGTATAGTGGGTTTAAAAAATATGATTATTGAAAATATTAAATTGAAGAATGTTGAAATCGTATATCCAGGTGGAGGAAATCCAAATTATGCTTTCAGAGGAACTACAAAAGAGGATTTGGCTGGTATCCCTGAAATGAAGGATGCTTATCCTGAATTTTCGCAGTTTAAAGAACTTCCGGCATGGGGTTTCTTCATTAAATATGCTAAGAATATTTCTTTCGAGAATGTAAAGTTAATTGCCTTGAATGCTGATTATCGCCCTTCGGTGGTTTTGGATCACGTTAATGGATACACCTTTGATAAATTGGATATTAAAGAAAAGGGTAAACGGAGCAAGAAACAAATCATAGTGAATGATTCTAGTAAATAG
- a CDS encoding LytR/AlgR family response regulator transcription factor gives MLNTIIVDDEEFARSSLYFLLQENCGEVHISGIAKSVAEARNLLTQHAVDLIFLDIAMPGENGFELIPYAQSNNAHIIFTTAYDQYALKAIKANALDYLLKPIDIDELKIAVAKAVRFIALNKKENNRNESLQSLAVNLAERNEIRKISLPNGQGYSLVNIDDIIHIAADSNYSVFYFANKDKITVSKVLKEYEEILPDHQFVRIHKSSIVNLNYLKEYNSKNGLEVILKNGEKIAVSRRRASEFVEKVKLYTSFDHDK, from the coding sequence GTGCTGAATACAATTATTGTAGACGATGAAGAATTTGCCCGTTCTTCTCTGTATTTTCTATTACAGGAAAATTGTGGGGAGGTACATATTTCGGGTATAGCAAAATCTGTAGCTGAAGCCCGGAATTTGCTGACCCAGCATGCTGTAGACCTCATCTTCCTGGATATAGCCATGCCTGGTGAAAATGGCTTTGAACTCATTCCTTATGCCCAATCGAATAATGCGCACATCATTTTTACTACGGCTTACGACCAGTATGCACTTAAAGCCATTAAAGCCAATGCGCTTGACTATTTACTGAAGCCCATTGATATTGATGAACTGAAAATTGCGGTTGCTAAAGCAGTAAGGTTTATTGCACTAAATAAAAAAGAGAATAACCGCAATGAAAGCCTTCAGAGCCTGGCGGTTAATCTGGCTGAGCGAAACGAAATCCGAAAAATCAGTCTCCCGAATGGTCAGGGCTATTCGCTGGTGAACATTGATGACATTATCCACATCGCGGCAGACAGCAATTATTCTGTTTTTTATTTTGCCAACAAGGATAAAATTACCGTTTCCAAAGTTTTAAAGGAGTACGAAGAGATCCTGCCCGACCACCAGTTTGTAAGGATCCATAAATCGAGCATTGTTAATCTCAATTACCTGAAAGAATACAATTCAAAGAATGGTCTTGAAGTGATCCTTAAAAACGGGGAAAAAATAGCGGTATCGAGGAGGCGTGCCAGTGAATTTGTGGAAAAGGTTAAATTGTATACCAGTTTTGATCATGATAAATAA
- a CDS encoding CocE/NonD family hydrolase — MMLSIRIIFCLLFFWIGLSAQSKEDSLFIKNNYRKEETYIKMRDGKKLFTTIYAPKDQENSYPIMLMRTPYSLAPYGVQNMKVPIGPNMDFARDGFIFVYQDVRGKYKSEGDFIANRPVNTSKKKKVADESTDTYDTIDWLIKNIKSNKKVGIWGISSPGMYASLALINSHPNLKAVSPQAPVTDWFLGDDRHHNGALMLMGSFSFLSSFGKLRDSISTRHPGGFSDYGHMDSYNFYLKTGALKNFNAKYLHNKSVLWNEMMDNPDYNDYWEARNYLKHIKKIAPAVLVVGGWFDQEDLYGPLKTYAHLARLKSSGSTHLVMGPWFHGSWTRGLGDSLNDVNFSQATAKQFREDMELPFFKKYLKGTQTDNLPAAKIFFTGSNQWASFQQWPSAAVKPQSLYLNQGNKLSFDRPDSSQITFDAYISDPNKPVPYTNEKTVFRGYKYMFEDQYFAAKRPDVLVYESDVLTQDVKIGGNLQAELYISTTGTDADFIVKLIDLHPYNSKSAMADYQLLVRGEVMRAKFRDSFSKPKALKPNTVTKLRFDMQDAAHVFKKGHKIMVQIQSTWFPLVDRNPQQFLNINEANDNDFLKQEHRIYFSKEYPSQIILPIIKSDEN, encoded by the coding sequence ATGATGTTGTCAATTCGAATCATATTTTGTTTGCTCTTCTTTTGGATCGGGCTTTCAGCCCAATCCAAAGAAGATTCTTTATTCATTAAAAATAATTATAGAAAAGAAGAAACGTATATTAAGATGCGTGATGGGAAGAAATTGTTTACGACCATCTATGCGCCGAAAGATCAGGAAAATTCCTATCCGATAATGCTTATGCGTACACCATATAGTTTGGCGCCATACGGTGTGCAAAATATGAAGGTGCCAATTGGTCCTAATATGGACTTTGCACGAGATGGTTTTATATTTGTTTACCAGGATGTAAGGGGGAAGTATAAATCTGAAGGCGATTTTATTGCCAACAGACCTGTAAATACTTCTAAAAAGAAAAAAGTGGCAGATGAGTCTACGGATACTTATGATACAATTGACTGGCTGATAAAAAATATTAAATCAAATAAGAAGGTTGGAATTTGGGGGATATCATCACCAGGGATGTATGCCTCTCTAGCCTTAATAAACAGTCATCCAAATTTAAAGGCTGTATCTCCACAAGCACCCGTAACAGATTGGTTTTTAGGTGATGACAGGCATCATAATGGTGCTTTGATGCTGATGGGTAGTTTTTCATTCCTGTCTTCCTTTGGTAAATTAAGAGACTCCATATCCACCAGGCATCCGGGTGGCTTTAGTGATTATGGTCATATGGATTCTTATAATTTTTACTTAAAAACCGGTGCTTTAAAGAATTTTAATGCGAAATATCTTCACAATAAAAGTGTGTTATGGAATGAGATGATGGACAATCCTGATTATAACGATTATTGGGAAGCAAGGAATTACCTGAAGCATATAAAAAAAATTGCACCAGCAGTATTGGTTGTTGGCGGATGGTTTGATCAGGAAGACCTTTATGGTCCTTTGAAAACTTACGCACATTTAGCCAGGTTGAAATCTTCTGGTTCAACACATCTTGTCATGGGCCCCTGGTTTCATGGTTCCTGGACCCGTGGCTTAGGAGACTCCTTGAACGACGTTAATTTTAGTCAAGCCACCGCGAAACAGTTTCGGGAAGATATGGAATTGCCGTTTTTCAAAAAGTATTTAAAAGGTACTCAAACGGATAATCTACCAGCAGCTAAGATATTTTTTACGGGAAGTAATCAGTGGGCCTCTTTTCAGCAATGGCCCTCTGCAGCTGTAAAGCCGCAATCCCTATACCTCAACCAGGGAAACAAGCTGTCATTTGATCGCCCGGATAGTAGCCAAATTACATTTGATGCTTATATAAGTGATCCTAATAAACCGGTTCCCTATACCAATGAAAAAACTGTTTTTAGAGGATATAAATATATGTTTGAGGACCAATATTTTGCAGCAAAAAGACCGGATGTATTAGTCTATGAGTCTGACGTTTTAACACAAGATGTTAAAATTGGCGGCAATTTACAAGCTGAACTTTATATATCGACAACAGGTACAGATGCAGATTTTATCGTTAAGTTAATCGACTTACACCCTTATAACAGTAAGTCTGCGATGGCAGACTATCAGCTTTTAGTTCGAGGGGAAGTAATGCGGGCAAAATTTAGGGATAGCTTTTCTAAACCTAAAGCCCTAAAACCAAATACAGTTACAAAGTTGCGTTTTGATATGCAGGATGCAGCTCATGTGTTTAAAAAAGGCCATAAGATAATGGTACAGATTCAAAGTACCTGGTTTCCACTCGTTGATCGCAATCCACAGCAATTTTTAAATATTAATGAGGCTAATGATAATGATTTCTTGAAACAGGAGCATCGAATTTATTTTAGCAAAGAATATCCTTCACAAATTATATTACCAATTATTAAATCAGATGAAAATTAG
- a CDS encoding glycosyl hydrolase family 28 protein, producing the protein MKNLIIILFIHLCFLSPLKALEYNASLFGCVSDGVTNNTSSIQYAINFIAEKGGGKLNFYVGRYLTGGIQLKSNVTIELHEGAVLLASPNFYDYLKNSSGYALINAEKAENVSIIGKGVIQGQVGPYLTQLNDLILKGYLPDNKEVYMPSLLSFTNCTQVKVDGIFFSNSPAVVQKYVGTNDLELSGQIINSKVAKDSKGIVLINSKSIKLKNLFIETSGRGIESDNSNQFSSVEKCILPNGKPAL; encoded by the coding sequence ATGAAAAATCTTATCATCATTTTATTCATACACCTCTGCTTCCTGAGCCCATTAAAGGCACTGGAATATAATGCATCTTTATTTGGATGTGTATCAGATGGTGTCACCAACAATACATCGTCCATTCAATATGCGATCAACTTTATAGCAGAAAAGGGAGGAGGCAAGTTAAATTTTTATGTGGGACGTTATTTAACCGGAGGAATACAGTTAAAATCGAATGTTACTATTGAACTTCATGAGGGAGCAGTATTGCTGGCCAGTCCAAATTTCTATGATTATTTAAAAAATAGTTCAGGATATGCTTTAATTAATGCTGAAAAAGCAGAAAATGTCAGCATCATCGGTAAGGGAGTGATCCAGGGACAGGTAGGGCCTTATCTCACCCAGTTAAATGACTTAATTTTAAAAGGATATTTACCGGATAACAAGGAGGTGTATATGCCGTCATTGCTGTCATTTACAAATTGTACTCAGGTAAAGGTGGACGGAATTTTCTTTAGCAACTCGCCCGCGGTTGTGCAAAAGTATGTAGGTACTAATGATTTAGAGCTTTCAGGTCAGATTATTAACAGTAAAGTGGCAAAAGACAGTAAAGGAATTGTACTCATAAATTCAAAATCCATCAAGTTAAAAAACTTGTTCATCGAGACCTCCGGAAGGGGGATTGAATCGGATAACAGCAATCAATTCTCGTCAGTAGAGAAATGTATTTTACCCAATGGAAAACCTGCTTTATAA